CGTCGGCAGCAGGAACCGGATGCGAAGCGACCCGCAGCCGTCCAGCAACACCCGATACAGATCCGCCGCCGGATCATCCACGTACATGCGGAACCCGCGATCCGGCGAGTTCACGATAAACGTCACAAGGAGGGGTCTAAGGAGGGGTCTCTCGTCTTCAAACAGGTAATCCGGATCGGACGGCCTCATCTGCCGCATCACCTGGGCAAAGGTGTACGGGATCACGTCCGTCTCTGCCTGATCCGCCGGATCATTCGGATCGGCATCAAGCAGCTCGCCCCAGTAGGTGCCATCAAACGGATGATCGTATCCGGAATCGTACTCATGCACCAACACCCGCCGCCCAACCGCCCACCGATTCACGTGAACCGGATTGACCGCGGTCCCATCCGCCGGCGTCTGACCATACCCGCTCGCCGTCGCGGGGTTAAAGTCCGCGTGACCGTACATCACCATCCCGATATTCGAAAGCACATCGCTCTTTCCCGCCCGTAACGCCGCCCCGGTCCGCCAGAAAATCAGCTTGTCCGCCCGAACCCCATCAATCCCGTCAAACTTCACCTGCCCGTCCGGCGTCGCCTCCGTCAAATCGTTAAACTCCCGCCGCACCAGAATCATGTACCCGTCGCGGCACACGTGCCGAAGGTCGTCCTCCACCTGACGCCGAAACGCGTCCAGCTTGTCGATCGCCGACACCGTCGAATTCGTGTGGCTCACCGCGTCCGCCGACGACTTGTAAATCATCGACACGATGCCCAGCAAAATCACCAGCACCACCACCGCCACCATCAGCTCAGCCAGCGTAAATCCACACCGGCATACCCCGCCCAACCGCCGCCCACGCCATCCCAAACCCGAAATATCCCAACTACTCGTCATAGTTGA
The sequence above is drawn from the Phycisphaerae bacterium genome and encodes:
- a CDS encoding prepilin-type N-terminal cleavage/methylation domain-containing protein gives rise to the protein MTSSWDISGLGWRGRRLGGVCRCGFTLAELMVAVVVLVILLGIVSMIYKSSADAVSHTNSTVSAIDKLDAFRRQVEDDLRHVCRDGYMILVRREFNDLTEATPDGQVKFDGIDGVRADKLIFWRTGAALRAGKSDVLSNIGMVMYGHADFNPATASGYGQTPADGTAVNPVHVNRWAVGRRVLVHEYDSGYDHPFDGTYWGELLDADPNDPADQAETDVIPYTFAQVMRQMRPSDPDYLFEDERPLLRPLLVTFIVNSPDRGFRMYVDDPAADLYRVLLDGCGSLRIRFLLPTEDYHRDGTDFGTVSIYSDDGSSLDWHDYDYNADDADDPTGEERWDFGEWPPDNGDGVLDTEERPIWLDLPYNSSCVPPGYAVPSTDGILCFSPEVRHQWPAALEFTIRLYDRELKVRSQSELDEAVDADGNGFEHGGLTYRFVVPVGG